A single Geoalkalibacter ferrihydriticus DSM 17813 DNA region contains:
- a CDS encoding methyl-accepting chemotaxis protein, with the protein MSIKYKQLIMVLVAVLIPMLITLGFTRHFASQTEAEVAHEVEELVDSRLEALIEGTLNLVENYRQSREQQRETAIRNYLRSSADQLLRRITTYHETLPREEAWEKIREEIRGLRIAATGDAFAMNSAGVLTIHATGEGRNLAGTAHIDEMRGNKEGYIVYHAVTAKRDKAVYYRYFAPLDLIIAPGVFIDEMDALYDHQGEEAALAAIRTQLENLRVGATGYFWVVQAGGENRGRYVVSPGGRQNGELLDRRDAEGRSVFALLAEKGLAAPGDSQELILSFQSSLTGESERMMLDFVYYEPFDWLIGATLPEREYMATSRTIGASFGQMQTLLLIIGSVLLVVAGLFAWWAAQRTVRPIRAVMEMVSEIERGHLTRRLKLTRKDELGQMARTMDALADNLQHEVVDALQKLADGNLDFEARPRDERDVIRGALNKLSSDLNSMVREIQTSGEQIATGSGQVADASQSLSQGATEQASSLEEISASVNQMAGQVADASQSLSQGATEQASSLEEISASVNQMASQTNQSAENAGQANRLSAEAKQSAEQGRGRMQAMVQAMGEISASSND; encoded by the coding sequence ATGTCTATCAAGTACAAGCAGCTCATCATGGTTCTTGTTGCGGTGCTCATCCCTATGTTGATCACTTTGGGGTTCACGCGGCACTTTGCGTCCCAGACCGAGGCCGAGGTGGCCCATGAGGTGGAAGAACTGGTCGATTCCCGTCTTGAGGCGCTGATCGAGGGAACGCTCAATCTGGTGGAGAACTATCGCCAGAGCCGCGAGCAGCAGCGTGAAACGGCTATTCGCAACTATCTGCGTTCCTCGGCAGACCAACTTCTGCGGCGCATCACCACCTATCACGAAACGCTGCCGCGCGAGGAGGCCTGGGAGAAAATTCGCGAAGAGATTCGCGGCCTGCGCATCGCTGCCACGGGCGATGCCTTCGCCATGAACAGCGCAGGTGTGCTGACCATTCACGCGACGGGGGAAGGTCGAAATCTGGCAGGAACTGCCCACATCGACGAGATGCGCGGCAACAAGGAAGGCTACATCGTTTACCATGCGGTCACCGCCAAGCGTGACAAGGCCGTCTATTACCGTTACTTTGCGCCTCTGGATCTGATCATCGCGCCCGGGGTGTTCATCGATGAAATGGATGCGCTCTACGACCATCAGGGGGAGGAGGCGGCCCTGGCGGCCATCCGCACCCAGCTCGAAAACCTGCGCGTCGGCGCCACCGGCTATTTCTGGGTGGTGCAGGCCGGGGGCGAAAATCGCGGGCGGTACGTGGTTTCTCCCGGCGGACGGCAAAACGGCGAATTATTGGATCGGCGCGATGCCGAGGGACGTTCGGTGTTCGCCCTGCTGGCGGAAAAGGGCCTGGCTGCGCCCGGTGATTCTCAGGAATTGATCCTCTCCTTCCAGAGCAGCCTGACGGGCGAGAGCGAGCGCATGATGCTCGATTTCGTCTACTATGAGCCTTTTGACTGGCTCATCGGCGCCACCTTGCCCGAGCGCGAATATATGGCTACAAGTAGAACCATCGGCGCCTCCTTCGGCCAAATGCAGACCTTGCTTCTGATAATTGGGAGTGTCCTGCTGGTTGTCGCCGGGCTTTTCGCCTGGTGGGCGGCGCAGCGCACCGTGCGCCCGATCCGCGCGGTAATGGAAATGGTCAGCGAGATCGAGCGCGGCCATCTTACCCGCCGCCTGAAGTTGACCCGCAAGGACGAGCTGGGGCAGATGGCACGCACCATGGATGCCCTTGCCGACAACCTGCAACATGAAGTGGTTGATGCCTTGCAGAAACTGGCCGACGGCAATCTCGATTTCGAGGCGCGGCCCCGTGACGAGCGTGATGTGATTCGCGGCGCGCTCAATAAACTCAGTAGCGATCTCAACTCCATGGTGCGCGAGATTCAGACCTCCGGCGAGCAAATCGCCACGGGGTCCGGTCAGGTCGCCGACGCCAGCCAGTCGCTCTCCCAGGGGGCGACGGAGCAGGCCAGTTCGTTGGAGGAGATTTCCGCCTCGGTGAACCAGATGGCNGGTCAGGTCGCCGACGCCAGCCAGTCGCTCTCCCAGGGGGCGACGGAGCAGGCCAGTTCGTTGGAGGAGATTTCCGCCTCGGTGAACCAGATGGCCTCCCAGACCAACCAGAGCGCGGAAAACGCCGGCCAGGCCAACCGCCTGTCGGCCGAGGCCAAGCAGTCGGCCGAGCAGGGTCGCGGCCGCATGCAGGCCATGGTGCAGGCCATGGGCGAGATCAGCGCGTCGAGCAACGACA
- the nrfD gene encoding NrfD/PsrC family molybdoenzyme membrane anchor subunit, with amino-acid sequence MNKAAALRLKFWTPNVALLIFFMVSAAVFSYFRFFHGFGSVTNLNPNYPMGMWIAFDVACGVALAAGGFTTCLIVEIFGKHKYHALLRPAILTAFIGYMLVGMAVMFDLGRWYYIWHALIYWNGNSVLFEVAWCVMLYLSVLAVENVPAVVEEYKDKVDLPGPLAMFNSLTNAFLHVADKVMGKVAVFFVLGGVVLSFGHQSSLGTMMLIAPYKLHELWFTPWSPLLFLMSAIAVGPSMVVFEASLATYFFNRKSEINLIGDFAKFIPWFLGAFLLFRFGDLAWRGALPAAFVPGKYAYAFWVEMALFLIPFVVLMNKRVRFHSLKLFLAACSVICGVVAYRFNVFLIGMDMGPGWNYFPSVGEFAVTFGFVAFGLFLYKLAVNYLPILERQH; translated from the coding sequence ATGAATAAGGCAGCCGCTCTGCGGTTAAAGTTCTGGACGCCCAACGTGGCGCTGCTGATTTTCTTCATGGTCAGTGCCGCGGTGTTTTCCTATTTTCGTTTCTTTCACGGCTTCGGCTCCGTGACCAACCTCAACCCCAATTATCCCATGGGCATGTGGATCGCCTTTGACGTGGCCTGCGGCGTGGCCCTGGCAGCGGGCGGCTTCACCACCTGTCTGATCGTCGAGATCTTCGGCAAACACAAGTATCATGCCCTGCTGCGCCCGGCGATTCTCACCGCCTTTATCGGCTACATGCTGGTGGGCATGGCGGTCATGTTCGACCTGGGGCGCTGGTACTACATTTGGCACGCTCTGATCTACTGGAACGGCAACTCGGTGCTCTTCGAGGTGGCCTGGTGCGTCATGCTCTACCTGAGCGTGCTGGCGGTGGAAAACGTGCCTGCGGTGGTCGAAGAATACAAGGACAAGGTCGATCTGCCCGGCCCCCTCGCCATGTTCAACAGCCTCACCAATGCCTTTCTCCACGTGGCCGACAAGGTCATGGGTAAGGTGGCGGTGTTCTTCGTCCTCGGCGGGGTCGTGCTGTCCTTTGGTCATCAGTCGTCTCTAGGCACCATGATGCTTATCGCCCCTTACAAGCTGCATGAGCTGTGGTTCACGCCCTGGTCGCCGCTCTTGTTTCTCATGTCGGCGATCGCCGTGGGACCGTCCATGGTGGTGTTCGAGGCTTCGCTGGCCACCTATTTCTTCAATCGCAAATCCGAAATCAACCTCATCGGTGATTTCGCCAAATTCATCCCTTGGTTTCTTGGGGCATTCCTGCTCTTTCGCTTCGGCGATCTGGCCTGGCGCGGTGCTCTGCCGGCGGCCTTCGTGCCAGGCAAGTACGCCTACGCCTTCTGGGTGGAGATGGCGCTGTTCCTCATTCCCTTTGTCGTCCTGATGAACAAGAGGGTGCGCTTTCACAGCCTCAAGTTGTTCCTGGCTGCCTGCTCAGTGATCTGCGGCGTGGTCGCTTATCGCTTCAACGTTTTTCTCATCGGCATGGACATGGGACCGGGCTGGAACTACTTTCCGTCCGTGGGCGAGTTCGCCGTGACCTTCGGCTTTGTCGCCTTCGGCCTGTTCCTCTATAAACTCGCTGTGAACTACCTGCCCATTCTCGAACGGCAGCACTGA
- the hybA gene encoding hydrogenase 2 operon protein HybA: MPISRRKFFKVAAATGAGACAALTAPAQASAAKLPDDPGYGMLNDSTRCIGCKACQAACKRVNELPPDSTLGDGGRLFDSPRTLSDSTYTLVKMQRDEESGEATFVKEQCMHCLDPACKSACLVLAFVREETGAVTWNSRKCMGCRYCMIACPYNVPQFEWHRAIPDISKCTLCHDTRLVHGRPTACAEVCPVDAITFGHRDELLRIARNRIAANPDRYDPHVYGEHEVGGTGVLYLTKPKVSFASLGLPPFGYKGVPRLTESIQHGIFKYFIPPVAIYAALGGIMAFNQRRNKLKGETDHE, from the coding sequence ATGCCGATCTCTCGCAGAAAATTTTTCAAAGTCGCCGCGGCGACGGGGGCGGGCGCCTGTGCGGCCCTGACCGCGCCGGCCCAGGCGTCGGCAGCCAAGCTGCCTGACGATCCCGGCTACGGCATGCTTAACGACAGCACCCGCTGCATCGGGTGCAAGGCCTGTCAGGCGGCGTGCAAGAGGGTTAACGAGCTGCCGCCGGACAGCACCCTGGGCGACGGCGGGCGCCTGTTCGACTCGCCGCGCACCCTTTCGGACAGCACCTACACCCTGGTGAAGATGCAGCGCGATGAGGAAAGCGGCGAGGCCACCTTCGTCAAGGAGCAGTGCATGCACTGTCTTGATCCGGCGTGCAAGTCGGCCTGTCTGGTGCTGGCCTTCGTCCGTGAAGAGACCGGGGCCGTCACCTGGAACAGTCGCAAATGCATGGGGTGTCGCTATTGCATGATCGCCTGTCCTTATAATGTGCCCCAGTTTGAGTGGCACAGGGCCATTCCCGACATCAGCAAATGCACTCTGTGTCACGATACGCGCCTGGTGCACGGCCGGCCCACCGCCTGCGCCGAGGTCTGTCCCGTCGATGCCATCACCTTCGGGCATCGCGACGAGTTGCTGCGCATCGCCCGCAACCGCATTGCCGCCAATCCTGATCGCTATGATCCTCACGTTTATGGCGAACACGAAGTGGGCGGCACCGGCGTACTCTACCTGACCAAGCCCAAGGTCAGTTTTGCTTCGTTGGGGTTGCCGCCCTTTGGTTACAAGGGTGTACCACGCCTCACCGAGTCCATCCAGCACGGTATCTTCAAGTACTTTATTCCTCCCGTGGCCATTTATGCGGCCTTGGGCGGTATCATGGCCTTCAATCAGAGGCGCAACAAGCTCAAAGGGGAGACGGATCATGAATAA
- a CDS encoding hydrogenase small subunit: MALTRRRFLKFSAGTAAALGVNIFENPLLKKAFADAIKHTPIIWLGTGACTGCSVALLNSLSPRIQDVLLDQVVPGHHTELAFHSTVMAAAGDLAMEAMYAAEEKPFLLVVEGSIITKDPRMCEIGEKDEHGITSTEHMDRLGPKAQAVIAVGSCAAFGGVNKANMNPSGSVGVAEYFKQKGITTPVINIPGCAIHPDWFVGTLAAYLLAGPESIELDEHLRPKMFFSKLIHDNCPLRGHFDAGRFAQHWGEPYCLYKLGCKGPVAHANCPEKKFNSGTNYCLDNRHPCIGCVEPEFPYEGSMFEPVPVYNVTPPSAFPPIVTEQRQDIDFTPTYGALAGIAAGAAGVSMIRKRSAEAKQDLDDKE; this comes from the coding sequence ATGGCACTGACACGACGCAGATTTCTTAAATTTTCCGCCGGCACCGCCGCGGCTCTGGGCGTCAATATTTTTGAAAATCCCTTATTGAAAAAAGCTTTTGCCGACGCCATCAAGCACACTCCCATCATCTGGCTGGGCACCGGGGCCTGCACAGGCTGCTCGGTGGCCCTGCTCAACAGTCTTTCGCCGCGCATTCAGGACGTGCTTCTCGATCAGGTGGTGCCCGGTCACCATACGGAACTGGCTTTTCATTCCACGGTCATGGCCGCCGCCGGCGATCTGGCCATGGAGGCCATGTACGCCGCCGAGGAAAAACCTTTTCTGCTGGTGGTCGAGGGCTCCATCATCACCAAAGACCCGCGCATGTGTGAGATCGGTGAGAAGGATGAGCACGGCATCACCAGCACCGAGCACATGGATCGTCTCGGCCCCAAGGCACAGGCGGTCATTGCCGTGGGTTCCTGCGCGGCATTCGGTGGGGTCAACAAGGCCAATATGAATCCCAGCGGTTCCGTCGGGGTTGCGGAGTACTTCAAGCAGAAAGGCATCACCACGCCGGTGATCAACATCCCCGGTTGCGCTATCCACCCGGATTGGTTTGTTGGAACCCTGGCCGCTTATCTCCTTGCCGGCCCTGAGTCCATCGAACTTGACGAGCACCTGCGCCCGAAGATGTTTTTCAGCAAATTGATTCACGACAACTGCCCCCTGCGCGGCCACTTCGACGCCGGCCGCTTTGCGCAGCACTGGGGCGAGCCTTACTGCCTGTATAAACTCGGCTGCAAGGGCCCCGTGGCTCATGCCAACTGCCCCGAGAAAAAATTCAATTCAGGTACCAATTACTGCCTGGATAATCGCCATCCCTGCATCGGTTGCGTCGAGCCCGAATTCCCCTATGAAGGTTCTATGTTCGAGCCGGTTCCGGTCTACAACGTCACGCCGCCCTCGGCTTTTCCGCCTATCGTCACCGAACAGCGCCAGGATATTGATTTCACGCCGACCTATGGGGCGCTGGCCGGGATTGCCGCGGGTGCCGCCGGCGTGAGCATGATCAGGAAGCGCTCCGCCGAAGCCAAACAGGATCTGGACGATAAGGAGTAA
- a CDS encoding hydrogenase maturation protease has protein sequence MIAAACKGASHAPENASGLGHVPMLVMAVGNILRQDDGFADAVLKALAAQDLPAGVELFDAGTSIIDLMDVFHGRERLIVIDAVQGGQAPGTLYRFSPEEVEAEAIPTASLHQVGLLETLKLGELVDCRPKATVVIGVQPASTALGIGLTPEVAAAVPEAVRLVKKELGL, from the coding sequence ATGATTGCCGCAGCCTGCAAGGGGGCATCGCATGCGCCCGAAAACGCCTCAGGGTTAGGCCACGTCCCGATGCTGGTCATGGCGGTGGGCAACATCCTGCGTCAGGACGACGGTTTTGCCGACGCGGTGCTCAAGGCTCTGGCCGCCCAAGATCTGCCCGCAGGGGTAGAGCTGTTTGACGCCGGGACCTCCATTATTGATCTAATGGATGTGTTTCACGGCCGCGAGCGGCTCATCGTCATCGACGCGGTGCAGGGCGGCCAGGCACCGGGAACGCTCTATCGCTTCAGTCCTGAAGAGGTTGAAGCCGAAGCGATTCCCACCGCCAGCCTCCATCAGGTGGGCTTGCTGGAGACCCTCAAGCTCGGTGAGCTGGTCGACTGCCGTCCGAAAGCGACGGTGGTCATCGGTGTGCAGCCCGCTTCCACCGCCCTGGGCATCGGTTTGACGCCGGAGGTGGCGGCCGCGGTTCCGGAAGCGGTGCGGCTGGTCAAGAAGGAGCTTGGCTTGTAA
- a CDS encoding nickel-dependent hydrogenase large subunit — MGKIVIDPVTRIEGHLKIEAVLDNGVVKEARSSGMMYRGLENVLLGRDPRDAARIMQRICGVCPTSHGLAATFALDEAYGVNGNIPSNGRILRNLIQGSNYVQSHILHFYQLAALDYVDVTAVADYNGSDPSLKKVKEFIARGHLGPFLPRYEGDYRLSKEENRAAVAHYVEALNLRRLAHEALAVFGGKMPHNMSIVAGGVTAEPTIDKIASFYWKLEQLSNFIEHRYLPDVLMVARRYSDYFGIGAGCKQFMSFGVFDLDHHPDLTKRRRYIPQGIVRAADLKLRPLDPNQITEQVENSWYRETGPVHPYDGSTEPDRDKAGAYSWCKSPRYAGEVMEVGPLARMLAAYAGGNAEVKSQIDGVLGQFNAGPEVLFSVLGRHAARAIECKLVADKLKQWVLELQPGRPVCAEYSLDVNNRGMGLHEAPRGAIGHWIVVEGGKTKNYQAVVPTTWNMGPADGKGVPGPVEQSLIGTRVKDQNNPFELVRIVRSYDPCLSCAVHVVTPKGGDLGRFVVGPE; from the coding sequence ATGGGAAAAATCGTCATCGATCCGGTTACCCGAATCGAAGGCCACCTCAAAATCGAGGCGGTGCTTGACAACGGGGTGGTCAAGGAAGCCAGAAGCTCAGGCATGATGTATCGCGGACTCGAGAACGTACTTCTCGGGCGCGATCCGCGCGATGCCGCCCGCATCATGCAGCGGATCTGCGGGGTCTGTCCGACATCCCACGGGCTGGCGGCCACTTTCGCCCTCGACGAAGCTTACGGTGTCAACGGCAATATCCCGTCTAACGGTCGCATCTTGCGTAACCTGATCCAGGGCTCCAACTATGTGCAGTCACACATTCTGCATTTTTATCAGCTCGCAGCCCTCGATTACGTCGATGTCACTGCGGTGGCGGATTACAACGGCTCGGATCCCTCGCTGAAAAAAGTCAAAGAGTTCATCGCCCGCGGTCACCTCGGACCCTTTCTGCCGCGCTACGAAGGCGATTACCGCCTGAGCAAGGAAGAGAACCGCGCCGCTGTCGCTCACTACGTCGAGGCCCTCAACCTGCGGCGTCTGGCCCATGAGGCCCTGGCGGTGTTCGGCGGCAAGATGCCGCACAACATGTCCATCGTCGCAGGCGGTGTTACCGCCGAGCCGACCATCGATAAAATCGCGTCCTTTTACTGGAAGCTGGAGCAGTTGAGCAACTTCATCGAACATCGCTACCTGCCCGACGTGCTTATGGTCGCGCGGCGCTACAGCGACTATTTCGGTATCGGCGCCGGCTGCAAGCAATTCATGTCCTTCGGAGTGTTCGACCTCGACCATCATCCCGACCTGACCAAGCGCCGGCGCTACATCCCTCAAGGCATCGTGCGCGCCGCCGATCTCAAGCTGCGCCCCCTGGATCCCAACCAGATCACCGAGCAGGTGGAAAACAGCTGGTACCGCGAGACCGGTCCGGTGCATCCCTATGACGGCAGCACCGAGCCTGATCGCGACAAGGCCGGTGCCTACAGCTGGTGCAAGTCGCCGCGCTATGCCGGCGAGGTCATGGAGGTCGGTCCCCTGGCGCGTATGCTCGCCGCCTATGCAGGCGGCAACGCCGAGGTGAAATCCCAGATCGACGGGGTTCTCGGCCAATTCAACGCCGGTCCCGAAGTGTTGTTCTCGGTGCTCGGTCGCCATGCGGCGCGTGCCATCGAGTGTAAGCTGGTCGCCGACAAGCTCAAGCAGTGGGTCCTCGAACTCCAGCCCGGCCGGCCGGTGTGCGCCGAGTACTCTCTGGATGTGAATAATCGCGGCATGGGATTGCATGAGGCGCCGCGCGGCGCCATCGGCCACTGGATCGTGGTCGAAGGTGGCAAGACCAAAAACTACCAGGCGGTGGTGCCCACCACCTGGAACATGGGTCCCGCCGACGGCAAGGGCGTCCCTGGTCCCGTTGAGCAATCTCTCATCGGCACGCGCGTCAAAGACCAGAACAACCCCTTCGAGCTGGTGCGCATCGTGCGCTCTTATGATCCCTGTCTGTCCTGCGCGGTGCATGTGGTCACACCTAAGGGTGGAGATCTCGGCCGCTTTGTTGTGGGTCCGGAATGA